One window from the genome of Spirosoma rhododendri encodes:
- a CDS encoding P-loop NTPase fold protein, whose protein sequence is MKVSVTDPSKAFQHHIDNPENQHILFSGAFGFGKSYFLNDFFSRNEDSYSAFFISPVKYAVGYNEDIFDYIKIDVASALIASGKLPINVPKHFSESEYLSFFIRENASEILNILYESLKDDKAEKIKKIIDSVSKVLDFKEKYNKWKDTIRKADKNLIDSLSDVSKQYLVRKGSIYEDDILTQLIRGSVEKIRNETSTKTVLVIDDFDRLDPEHIFRILNIFSVHNNYYDQENKFGFDRIIIVCSLLNIQRIYEYKYGTEVDFNGYIEKFYSTDVFYFHNQKAISEFCSSEFSADLDEYSQYLLSYVLSYFVEKDIISIRSIIKHSRTFFFTPFTQKFVLNENFSEVKNEQTTLVPPVDHRYGYTEHWHEKVWSEDFIAPYRAEISTFSVSSDDLPILKILKILVTIFGDYNNLLEVVSRNREDKSLIHFDKTIILIKSLAISWYVFQNFSIPENIIIEKRPFPYSRNGNRTYQRFGKPVINFNGMFETKIPLKWDQTNQYDGEASLFQGIDYDNWEIVYPIRDPQSFTTGTLMDMMRDTLLQIERCGQLPLLGITKNRKL, encoded by the coding sequence ATGAAAGTTTCTGTAACTGATCCTTCTAAAGCCTTTCAGCATCACATTGATAATCCAGAAAATCAACATATTCTTTTTTCAGGTGCTTTTGGCTTTGGGAAATCATATTTTCTAAACGATTTCTTTAGCCGTAATGAGGACAGCTATTCTGCTTTCTTTATATCACCAGTCAAATATGCAGTAGGGTATAATGAAGATATATTTGACTATATAAAAATAGATGTTGCTTCCGCTTTAATAGCAAGTGGAAAACTGCCGATAAACGTTCCTAAACACTTTTCAGAAAGCGAATACTTGAGTTTCTTTATTCGGGAAAATGCAAGCGAAATTTTAAATATTTTATACGAATCTTTAAAGGATGATAAAGCTGAGAAGATAAAAAAAATTATAGATTCCGTGTCAAAGGTTTTAGATTTCAAAGAGAAATACAACAAGTGGAAAGATACAATACGAAAAGCTGATAAAAATTTGATTGACAGCCTGAGTGATGTAAGCAAGCAATACCTTGTTCGTAAGGGATCTATTTATGAGGATGATATACTAACACAATTGATCAGGGGTTCTGTAGAAAAAATTAGGAACGAAACTTCTACAAAAACTGTGTTAGTTATTGACGATTTCGATAGGCTAGATCCTGAACACATATTTCGTATTCTTAATATATTTAGTGTTCATAATAATTATTATGATCAAGAAAATAAATTTGGATTTGATAGAATTATAATTGTGTGCAGTCTGCTGAACATACAGAGAATATACGAATATAAATATGGAACAGAGGTTGATTTTAATGGGTACATTGAGAAATTTTATTCAACAGACGTATTTTATTTTCATAACCAGAAAGCTATATCTGAATTCTGTTCAAGCGAGTTCAGTGCAGACCTAGACGAATATTCTCAGTATTTATTGAGTTATGTTCTCTCCTATTTTGTTGAAAAGGATATAATTTCTATTCGTAGTATTATAAAGCATTCTAGGACGTTTTTCTTTACGCCCTTCACCCAAAAATTTGTATTAAATGAAAATTTTAGTGAAGTTAAGAATGAACAAACAACGTTAGTTCCTCCTGTTGATCATAGGTATGGATATACAGAACATTGGCATGAAAAAGTGTGGAGCGAAGATTTTATTGCCCCTTATAGAGCAGAGATAAGCACATTTTCTGTCTCCAGCGACGATTTGCCCATTCTTAAAATTTTGAAGATTCTGGTTACAATTTTCGGGGATTATAATAATTTGCTTGAGGTTGTATCCAGAAACAGAGAGGATAAGTCATTGATACATTTTGATAAAACTATTATATTAATAAAGTCTCTGGCAATATCATGGTATGTCTTTCAAAATTTTAGTATACCGGAAAATATTATTATTGAAAAGAGACCATTTCCTTATAGTAGAAACGGCAATCGCACATATCAAAGATTCGGTAAGCCAGTTATTAATTTTAATGGAATGTTTGAAACGAAAATTCCATTAAAATGGGATCAGACAAATCAATATGATGGTGAGGCAAGTCTTTTTCAAGGAATTGACTACGATAACTGGGAGATAGTTTATCCTATCAGAGATCCGCAGTCATTTACCACTGGAACATTAATGGATATGATGAGAGACACCTTATTGCAAATTGAGAGGTGTGGACAACTTCCTTTATTAGGAATAACTAAAAATAGAAAACTCTAG
- a CDS encoding tyrosine-type recombinase/integrase, protein MNTDLEPGNYPYKLPYLSRPADENLTGQWCVTYSVFSFDKNKLVRKRVIVTGYSVAERHRVATDIIAELTNYLKGGKAYVGTKPKQTARPRPEPPVLNLNDAGSIPIEKAVPEYLAYCKKVHARNTFKSYRTAVMDLLAYLERHHRPQATLAQFSSAGAIEFLHELITVVGVNNRSRNNRKGYIGTFFNHWIGLDRSKKLGKAGNPFEDKSIKKLPQVSNKHQAYSERQQAEYRQVCEDLGLDYLLTFNRWLYYTLMRPHEELRLLRVRDVRTHMIYVTGESAKTNDGGFVNIPLPLEELIQQQRIREYPGHYYVFTTSGEPGPVCVGPKFFYRRHQQVIEKLGMVGSGHDMYSWKHTGAIALWNATKDIELIRQQARHTDIKQTIEYLRDLGVRMVNDDKIHRFPRF, encoded by the coding sequence GTGAATACCGATTTAGAGCCTGGCAATTACCCCTACAAGCTTCCCTATCTGAGCAGGCCCGCCGACGAGAACCTGACCGGTCAGTGGTGCGTAACCTACTCGGTCTTTTCGTTCGATAAAAACAAGCTGGTCCGAAAGCGGGTGATCGTAACGGGCTACTCGGTCGCCGAGCGGCACCGGGTTGCGACGGATATCATCGCGGAACTGACCAACTACCTGAAAGGGGGAAAAGCCTACGTCGGTACCAAGCCAAAACAAACGGCCCGCCCCCGCCCCGAGCCGCCCGTTCTTAATCTGAACGATGCCGGTTCGATCCCCATAGAGAAGGCTGTCCCTGAATACCTGGCGTACTGTAAGAAAGTACACGCCAGGAACACATTCAAATCCTACCGCACGGCCGTAATGGATCTGCTAGCCTATTTGGAGCGGCACCACCGGCCCCAGGCGACGCTGGCGCAGTTCAGTTCGGCCGGCGCTATCGAGTTTTTGCACGAGTTGATTACGGTGGTGGGCGTCAACAACCGTTCACGCAATAACCGCAAAGGCTACATAGGAACCTTCTTTAATCACTGGATCGGGCTGGACCGCTCCAAGAAGCTGGGCAAAGCGGGGAATCCCTTCGAGGATAAAAGCATCAAGAAGCTGCCGCAGGTCAGCAATAAGCACCAGGCGTATTCCGAACGGCAACAAGCTGAGTACCGGCAGGTATGCGAAGACCTGGGACTGGACTACTTGCTAACTTTCAACCGGTGGCTGTACTATACGCTCATGCGGCCCCACGAGGAGTTGCGGCTCCTGCGGGTGCGCGACGTGCGAACGCACATGATCTACGTGACGGGTGAATCAGCCAAAACCAACGACGGCGGCTTTGTTAACATTCCCCTACCCCTCGAAGAACTGATTCAGCAGCAGCGCATCCGCGAGTATCCAGGTCACTACTATGTGTTCACCACTTCAGGCGAGCCGGGGCCGGTCTGCGTTGGTCCCAAATTCTTCTACCGCCGGCATCAGCAGGTAATTGAAAAGCTCGGTATGGTTGGTTCAGGCCACGATATGTATTCCTGGAAACATACCGGGGCCATTGCACTATGGAATGCTACGAAGGATATAGAACTAATCCGGCAGCAGGCTAGGCACACCGACATCAAGCAAACCATCGAGTATCTACGTGACCTTGGGGTTCGTATGGTCAACGATGACAAGATTCATAGATTTCCTCGGTTCTAG
- a CDS encoding helix-turn-helix domain-containing protein — protein MDIASNIKAIRKARGITPTMMAKELGIEATNYPRLENRGNQLTFNNLERISKALRVSVVELITWGGIQSNENPKETSNGDLGEKTQDPTPTVLIAQEYIETLKRKLALTYSTFIDTINNIGENAGIGTEHIEDENEIYIMFYRTFTNSELMQVYDILYANHSALYYVFRDLFQRDIIDTTTREAKLFLKHYNRKLGAIPH, from the coding sequence ATGGACATTGCTAGCAACATCAAAGCTATACGTAAGGCGAGAGGTATCACGCCTACAATGATGGCCAAGGAGCTGGGTATAGAAGCAACTAATTACCCACGACTTGAAAACCGAGGCAATCAATTGACATTCAATAACTTAGAGAGAATATCTAAGGCCTTACGCGTTTCAGTTGTTGAGCTGATTACTTGGGGGGGGATACAAAGCAATGAGAACCCGAAAGAAACTAGTAACGGCGACTTAGGAGAGAAAACTCAAGACCCTACACCGACCGTTCTTATTGCTCAAGAATATATAGAAACTCTGAAGCGTAAGCTTGCTTTAACTTACAGCACTTTTATTGACACTATTAATAATATCGGGGAGAATGCCGGGATAGGCACAGAACACATTGAAGATGAGAATGAAATATATATAATGTTTTACAGAACATTTACTAACAGCGAATTAATGCAGGTCTATGATATTCTTTATGCCAATCACTCAGCGTTATATTATGTTTTCCGAGACTTATTTCAGAGAGATATTATAGATACAACTACTAGAGAAGCAAAGCTCTTTTTAAAGCACTATAATAGGAAACTTGGAGCTATACCGCATTAA